In Gimesia benthica, a single window of DNA contains:
- a CDS encoding ATP-binding protein gives MKLSILNKPCQPDFAQRADELFNELRQQLCQRTDRLFAVLMIIQWLAAIGAACLVTPYTWIGNLNQTHLHVWAAVILGGLITCFPVFLAWFHPGRVLTRHVIAISQMLTSSLLIHLSGGRIETHFHIFGSLAFLAFYRDWRVLISATMVVVIDHTAFGLLYPQAVFGALTASPWRIVEHGAWVVFEDIFLIIAIQQNMQEMQAMARQRAALEETKTLIRCEVQKRTSELHLANQKISETNRQLEIKAQDLQAANERAEQLSAFGKILDQSLNEIYILDFDSHRFIHANRGARENIGYSLEELKQLTPIDITSELTHAELSELLEPLKQGTQSNVDLNCTHRRKDGTEYPIEVHLEMSEMGNRRVLVAVVLDVTEQQRTACEIERLSRFANENCNPVMRSSETGKLLYANISSTPLLNSWGVQTGGYIPQDIQDVCQQALQMEKSIQIEVEAESRFYSLNVTPIVKENYVNLYGTDITSRKQAELELIGAKEHAEAANRAKSAFLANMSHEIRTPMNAILGFNDILLENVSAPENVEAAKTVKVNGEYLIRLINDILDLSKIEAEKMEVEQIACSPHELLNNVSSLMNVRAVAKALPLEFQIEGPIPETIQTDPTRLRQILINTIGNAIKFTETGSVKVVTRLLNESGQAPQLQFEVIDTGIGIPTECLETLFNPFTQADGSMTRKFEGTGLGLTISKRLAELLGGSISVSSTHGEGSTFTIRVGTGPLNNVPLVEQVATSLKPIAKEKEAVSPETLPGTPLKGYRILLTEDGLYNQRLITFLLKKAGADVSLAENGQISIDQATAAESQGQPFDLILMDMQMPVLDGYNATRQLRDAGFQVPIIALTAHAMNGDRQKCLDAGCDEYLTKPIDRKKLIEVILMSLNETQGEQNVLTSDIAYQI, from the coding sequence ATGAAACTCAGTATCCTCAACAAACCCTGCCAACCTGATTTCGCACAAAGAGCAGACGAACTTTTCAACGAACTTCGTCAGCAGCTCTGTCAGCGAACCGACCGTCTGTTCGCTGTTCTGATGATTATCCAGTGGCTGGCTGCCATCGGAGCTGCCTGCCTGGTGACCCCGTATACCTGGATCGGTAATTTAAATCAGACCCATCTGCATGTCTGGGCGGCTGTCATCCTGGGCGGTTTGATTACCTGCTTCCCCGTCTTTCTGGCCTGGTTTCATCCGGGCCGCGTCCTGACCCGACACGTAATTGCAATCAGCCAGATGTTGACGTCATCTTTATTGATCCACCTCAGTGGCGGGCGGATTGAAACACACTTCCACATTTTTGGTTCCCTGGCATTCCTGGCCTTTTACCGGGACTGGCGCGTTTTGATCTCGGCGACCATGGTCGTTGTCATTGACCATACTGCATTCGGGCTGTTGTACCCCCAGGCGGTCTTCGGTGCGCTCACAGCCAGCCCCTGGCGGATTGTCGAACATGGTGCCTGGGTTGTATTCGAAGACATCTTCCTGATCATTGCCATTCAACAGAACATGCAAGAAATGCAGGCGATGGCGCGTCAGAGAGCGGCCCTGGAGGAAACGAAAACGCTGATTAGATGCGAGGTTCAAAAACGAACCAGCGAACTGCATCTCGCCAATCAGAAAATCTCAGAAACTAATCGCCAACTGGAAATCAAGGCTCAGGATCTGCAGGCAGCCAATGAGCGGGCCGAACAGCTCAGCGCATTTGGTAAGATTCTGGATCAATCATTGAATGAAATTTATATTCTCGATTTCGACTCGCACCGATTCATACATGCCAACCGGGGTGCCCGGGAAAATATTGGTTACAGCCTGGAAGAACTCAAACAGCTGACTCCGATCGATATCACCTCGGAGCTCACACATGCAGAACTGTCGGAACTGCTGGAACCTTTGAAACAGGGTACGCAGAGCAATGTTGACCTGAACTGCACTCATCGTCGGAAAGACGGGACCGAGTACCCGATCGAGGTGCATCTGGAGATGTCTGAAATGGGCAACCGCCGGGTACTGGTTGCGGTCGTGCTGGATGTCACCGAACAACAACGAACGGCTTGCGAAATTGAACGCCTTTCCCGTTTTGCAAATGAAAACTGCAATCCAGTTATGCGTTCTTCTGAAACAGGCAAGTTATTATACGCGAATATCTCCAGTACTCCGTTATTGAACTCCTGGGGAGTTCAAACCGGTGGGTATATCCCACAGGACATCCAGGATGTCTGTCAACAGGCACTGCAGATGGAGAAATCGATTCAGATCGAAGTCGAGGCAGAAAGTCGTTTCTATTCATTGAATGTGACACCGATCGTCAAAGAGAATTACGTGAACCTGTATGGGACAGATATTACCTCCCGCAAACAGGCTGAACTCGAACTGATCGGAGCGAAGGAACATGCAGAGGCCGCCAACCGCGCCAAGAGTGCATTCCTTGCCAACATGAGCCACGAAATCCGTACCCCGATGAATGCCATTCTCGGCTTCAACGATATCCTGCTTGAGAACGTTTCCGCTCCCGAAAATGTGGAAGCAGCGAAAACCGTGAAGGTAAACGGCGAATACCTGATCCGACTCATCAACGACATTCTGGACCTGTCCAAAATCGAAGCCGAAAAAATGGAAGTCGAACAGATCGCCTGCTCGCCCCACGAACTGTTGAATAATGTCTCTTCATTGATGAATGTCCGCGCGGTCGCCAAAGCACTGCCGCTGGAATTTCAGATTGAGGGCCCCATTCCCGAAACGATCCAGACCGATCCTACACGTCTGCGACAGATTCTGATCAATACGATCGGCAATGCGATTAAATTCACTGAAACCGGTTCCGTAAAAGTCGTCACACGCCTGCTGAATGAATCAGGGCAGGCACCACAGCTGCAGTTCGAAGTCATCGACACTGGAATCGGTATTCCCACAGAATGTCTGGAAACTCTGTTCAACCCCTTCACCCAGGCCGATGGTTCCATGACGCGCAAGTTTGAAGGTACCGGGCTGGGACTGACGATCAGCAAACGCCTGGCAGAACTGCTGGGTGGATCGATTTCTGTCAGCAGTACCCACGGCGAGGGTAGCACCTTTACCATCCGAGTCGGTACCGGCCCCCTGAATAATGTTCCCCTGGTAGAACAAGTGGCAACCAGCCTGAAACCGATTGCGAAAGAAAAAGAAGCCGTCTCTCCTGAGACTCTTCCAGGCACACCTCTTAAAGGGTATCGCATCCTGCTGACGGAAGACGGCCTCTACAATCAGCGGCTGATCACCTTCCTGCTGAAAAAAGCAGGTGCGGACGTCAGCCTGGCAGAAAATGGTCAGATTTCCATCGATCAGGCGACAGCAGCCGAATCACAGGGGCAGCCGTTTGACTTGATCCTGATGGATATGCAGATGCCGGTTCTGGATGGTTACAATGCGACCAGGCAGTTGAGAGACGCTGGTTTCCAGGTACCGATCATCGCGCTGACAGCACACGCGATGAACGGTGATCGTCAGAAATGTCTGGATGCAGGCTGCGACGAATATCTGACGAAGCCCATTGATCGCAAGAAACTGATTGAGGTAATTTTAATGTCGCTCAATGAAACTCAGGGGGAGCAAAACGTCCTGACTTCTGACATCGCTTACCAGATTTAA
- a CDS encoding C45 family autoproteolytic acyltransferase/hydolase, protein MVPAERYREIEVSGSPREMGRQLGEAAAEDVRAFCAVALERLQETMQVRPERARALAEVCLPVAREYSPDSVEELEGLAEAVAVPLWQIMLLQIRNQFTPGPDAGCTSLSVPDPSGKGAIVAQNWDNDPALDAFTIVLTRRPTGKPALMTLTQAGLISYIGFNSEGIGACLNSLPAPSRAHGVPHYFTLRELYEADSLAGAVEAIQRAERAIPANIMLATPEGPANLEVTIDSVQVLRPDETSWITHTNHCLHPEFCHYNAEFPELIGSHPRKARIDELFQASSADPGVAEIKTALRDHQDYPRSICRHVNDDPDHGYWQTVFSVIIESERQRMHVSRGTPCNQSYEVYQL, encoded by the coding sequence ATGGTTCCAGCTGAACGTTATCGTGAAATCGAAGTCAGTGGTTCTCCCCGCGAGATGGGCAGGCAGTTGGGAGAAGCTGCTGCTGAAGATGTGCGGGCTTTTTGTGCTGTGGCGCTGGAGCGTCTTCAGGAGACGATGCAGGTCCGCCCAGAACGGGCCCGGGCTCTGGCGGAAGTCTGTCTGCCTGTCGCGAGAGAATATAGTCCCGATTCGGTAGAGGAACTTGAGGGGCTGGCCGAAGCCGTCGCTGTTCCGCTGTGGCAGATCATGCTGTTGCAAATCCGGAATCAGTTCACCCCGGGACCGGATGCGGGCTGCACTTCGCTGAGTGTTCCGGATCCTTCCGGAAAGGGAGCGATCGTGGCTCAGAACTGGGACAATGACCCGGCTCTCGATGCGTTTACCATCGTGTTGACGCGTCGCCCGACGGGGAAACCGGCGCTGATGACGTTAACACAGGCCGGGTTGATTTCCTACATCGGGTTCAATTCAGAGGGCATTGGTGCCTGTCTGAATTCCCTGCCTGCCCCCAGTCGCGCACACGGAGTACCGCACTATTTCACGCTCCGCGAGCTCTATGAAGCAGACAGCCTGGCAGGCGCGGTGGAGGCGATCCAACGGGCCGAGCGGGCGATTCCCGCGAACATCATGCTGGCGACTCCCGAAGGACCTGCGAACCTGGAAGTGACGATTGACAGTGTGCAGGTCTTAAGGCCGGATGAGACAAGCTGGATTACGCATACCAATCATTGTCTGCATCCGGAGTTTTGTCACTACAATGCTGAATTTCCGGAACTGATCGGTTCACACCCGCGTAAGGCGCGGATTGATGAATTGTTTCAAGCCAGTTCCGCCGATCCAGGAGTCGCAGAGATCAAAACTGCTCTCCGCGATCATCAGGATTATCCACGATCGATCTGCAGGCATGTCAACGACGACCCCGACCACGGCTACTGGCAGACTGTATTTTCCGTAATCATCGAATCGGAGCGGCAGCGGATGCATGTCTCGCGGGGCACCCCCTGTAACCAAAGTTATGAAGTGTATCAGCTTTGA
- a CDS encoding MBL fold metallo-hydrolase, with the protein MISRWLRFLLWQPYALLCRRFPLWPFQVKITQPVEYVTCIQIDNLLTRTLSRFSGGYDYAVCYLVDETLLIDTGFPWARRSLKQTLQKLGVVETITTVVNTHYHEDHTGNNDLLVELCDAQVLAHADAIPEIRFPVELRWYRSFLFGPSAIADAQPIRDSIKTEHMRFEVIETPGHCPGHICLFEPERKILFSGDLYIAADLDSQLGDADGPKWIASLEQAIQLRAEWLFDAHGTVLEGAEAVEQHLSRKLAFLQTIRDRVYEFATHAQTIEELTRKVFDRRGLVDFLSFGEGWLSLITGSDFSRSNIVKSFLREKFQQEASASLIQELEKEAGEPRISSA; encoded by the coding sequence ATGATCAGCAGGTGGCTGCGATTTCTGTTATGGCAGCCTTATGCACTGCTCTGCCGCCGGTTTCCTCTCTGGCCGTTCCAGGTCAAGATTACGCAACCGGTGGAATACGTGACCTGTATTCAGATCGACAATTTACTCACACGCACGCTCAGCCGGTTCAGTGGCGGCTATGATTACGCAGTCTGTTACCTGGTTGACGAGACACTGCTGATCGACACCGGGTTTCCCTGGGCCCGTCGGAGTCTGAAGCAGACGCTGCAGAAACTGGGCGTTGTGGAAACGATTACGACCGTCGTGAACACGCATTATCATGAAGATCACACGGGGAACAATGATCTGCTGGTGGAGCTGTGCGACGCGCAGGTTCTCGCGCATGCGGATGCGATTCCGGAAATCCGCTTTCCTGTGGAGTTGCGCTGGTACCGCAGTTTCCTGTTTGGCCCTTCCGCCATCGCGGATGCCCAGCCGATCAGAGATTCGATAAAAACGGAACACATGCGATTCGAGGTCATCGAAACTCCCGGCCATTGCCCCGGGCATATCTGTCTGTTCGAGCCGGAGCGGAAGATCCTGTTCAGCGGCGATCTCTATATCGCAGCCGACCTGGACAGTCAGCTGGGAGACGCGGACGGTCCGAAATGGATCGCCAGCCTGGAGCAGGCCATTCAGCTGCGTGCGGAGTGGCTGTTTGATGCGCATGGAACGGTTCTGGAAGGGGCCGAGGCCGTGGAACAGCATTTGAGCCGCAAACTTGCGTTCCTGCAGACGATTCGCGATCGCGTGTACGAGTTTGCCACGCACGCACAGACGATTGAAGAACTGACGCGTAAGGTCTTCGACCGACGTGGCCTGGTCGACTTTCTTTCATTTGGCGAAGGCTGGCTGTCGCTGATTACCGGTTCGGACTTCTCTCGGAGTAATATCGTCAAATCGTTTTTGAGAGAGAAATTCCAGCAGGAAGCATCTGCATCGCTGATTCAAGAACTTGAAAAAGAAGCAGGTGAACCGCGGATTTCCTCTGCTTAA
- a CDS encoding fatty acid desaturase family protein: MNQSVISKSIPRISELGTDLLQLTGCQRRRALSSPFLACAAYWICACQGYWVLAVLSLMVMSFLTYGSVSHDLVHQNLGLKRKTNDLFLMLIEAISLRSGHAYQVVHLYHHARFPHDDDIEAGASRMSLVGALCEGFLFQPRIYLWALRHPRGRLNWIIVEGVLVGSIIVAAFLLIPVTIVPLVYVCLMIAGSWIIPLITAYIPHNPQGQDAAHQTRLFRGTLFRLIAFDHLYHLEHHLYPNVPHQNWHRLAQRLDPWFKQIGLKSIRSWF; encoded by the coding sequence ATGAATCAGAGCGTCATTTCTAAATCGATTCCCCGGATTTCAGAGTTGGGGACCGATCTGCTGCAGCTGACAGGCTGTCAGCGGAGGAGAGCACTCTCGTCTCCGTTTCTGGCCTGCGCCGCTTATTGGATCTGCGCCTGTCAGGGTTACTGGGTCCTGGCTGTCCTGTCGCTGATGGTCATGAGCTTTTTGACCTACGGCTCTGTTTCACATGATCTCGTGCATCAGAACCTGGGTTTGAAGCGGAAAACCAACGACCTGTTCCTGATGTTGATTGAAGCGATTTCGTTGCGGAGCGGGCACGCCTATCAGGTGGTGCATCTGTATCATCACGCGCGGTTTCCTCACGATGATGATATCGAAGCTGGTGCTTCCCGGATGTCCCTGGTGGGCGCTCTGTGCGAAGGCTTTCTTTTCCAGCCGCGTATCTATCTCTGGGCATTGCGACATCCACGAGGCCGATTGAACTGGATCATAGTGGAAGGTGTTCTGGTAGGCTCAATCATTGTTGCGGCGTTTCTTCTGATTCCAGTCACAATTGTGCCGCTGGTTTATGTCTGCCTGATGATTGCCGGAAGCTGGATCATTCCGCTGATCACAGCTTATATCCCGCACAATCCCCAGGGACAGGATGCCGCCCACCAGACGCGACTGTTCCGCGGGACTCTCTTTCGCCTGATTGCCTTCGATCATTTGTATCATCTGGAGCATCATCTGTATCCCAATGTTCCTCATCAGAACTGGCACCGGCTGGCACAACGTCTGGATCCCTGGTTTAAACAGATCGGCCTGAAGTCGATTCGTTCCTGGTTCTGA
- a CDS encoding PVC-type heme-binding CxxCH protein → MNYRWLAIIPALFFSTSLTGSSLFAQSEHDADQAVPNLTVAPGLKATLFASEPRISSPSSMDVDAQGRIWICEVVNYRAGIRNIPTREAGDRIVILEDTNGDGKADESKVFYQGNDINGSQGICVLGNKVIVAASPNVFLFTDEDNDGKADKKELLFKVAGGEHDHSAHASVFGPDGRLYWNFGNSGKQVFDAAGKPILERDGRPVLDNGKPYWGGMVFRCNLDGSDFEVLAHNFRNNYEVTVDSFGTLWQSDNDDDGNRGVRINYVMEFGNYGYLDQLTGARWKTPRTGMHEEIPLRHWHLRDPGVVPNLLQTGAGSPTGICVYEGALLPEKYRNEIIHSDAGPNVVRAYPVKKEGAGYEAEIANIITSEKDKWFRPSDVCIAPDGSLFVADWYDPGVGGHRIGDQERGRIFRIAPPDAKYQFQKLDLSTIEGAIAGIKSPNVATRYLAWNKLHELQAEAQPQLEELYQSDNQRFRARALWLLAGIDGKAGDYVSLAIKDKNPDIRITGLRVARRYKLDVIPFVKQLAHDDSPQVRRECAIALHHSKSPAAPELWATLVDQYNGKDRWYLEALGIGMDGQEKKFMTAWLKQAGDNWNTPVGRDLLWRSKIPLAIPYLVKIIEDPQTQQAALPRYFRALDFIPGKEKNAAVAELSLFKEDGNQKRETYIIAEALSRMSANVVTSDKKYQQALNQVIDSSRGTPEFIKLVEKFKAKEYYPELVKLGSHSGKSQTAVDAIRAALTLKQNALIQKALNSKRDNEKEQNQKLDLIWALGNAAHNGANKILLSIIQDPEEPLVDRREAVRAVAKSRPGAHALLDLAEKGKVDPQLEQTAAAAMSSTIMKDVKERAAKLFPAPPTRNNKPLPPINVLAGMKGDVVDGRVMFNTKGTCAKCHVVNGMGKEVGPDLSEIGKKLSREALFESILYPSAGISHNFEAYTVILVSGNVVNGLLVNKTDDAITIKDAEAIARTFKMDDVEEVIQQKVSLMPADLQKVLTEEELINIVEYLTTLKQAKPIKKASL, encoded by the coding sequence ATGAACTACCGTTGGCTTGCCATTATTCCGGCTCTGTTTTTCTCAACCTCTCTGACAGGTTCCTCACTGTTCGCGCAGTCGGAGCACGACGCCGACCAGGCCGTGCCCAATTTGACCGTGGCACCGGGGCTGAAGGCGACACTGTTTGCCTCCGAACCCCGCATCAGCAGTCCCTCCAGCATGGACGTCGATGCACAGGGCCGCATCTGGATCTGTGAAGTCGTCAATTACCGTGCCGGGATCCGAAACATCCCCACACGCGAAGCCGGGGACCGGATTGTCATTCTCGAAGATACGAATGGCGACGGCAAAGCCGATGAGTCGAAAGTGTTCTACCAGGGAAATGACATCAACGGTTCACAGGGAATCTGTGTGCTGGGGAATAAGGTCATCGTGGCTGCCTCTCCGAATGTTTTCCTGTTTACTGACGAAGATAACGACGGTAAGGCTGATAAAAAAGAGCTGCTCTTCAAAGTGGCGGGGGGCGAACATGATCACTCGGCGCATGCGTCGGTCTTCGGTCCGGATGGTCGGCTCTACTGGAACTTCGGGAACTCAGGGAAGCAGGTCTTCGATGCGGCAGGCAAACCGATTCTGGAACGCGATGGTCGCCCCGTGCTGGATAACGGAAAACCTTACTGGGGTGGGATGGTCTTTCGCTGTAACCTGGACGGCAGCGACTTCGAAGTACTCGCCCATAACTTCCGTAATAACTACGAAGTGACCGTCGATTCCTTCGGTACCCTCTGGCAGTCAGACAATGACGATGATGGTAACCGTGGTGTCCGCATTAACTACGTGATGGAATTCGGAAACTACGGTTATCTCGATCAGCTGACCGGGGCCCGCTGGAAAACGCCGCGAACCGGCATGCACGAAGAAATTCCTCTACGTCACTGGCATCTCCGCGATCCGGGTGTCGTTCCCAACCTGCTGCAGACCGGTGCGGGATCCCCGACCGGGATCTGTGTCTATGAAGGTGCTCTACTGCCGGAGAAGTACCGGAATGAAATCATTCATTCTGACGCCGGTCCGAATGTGGTCCGTGCGTATCCGGTGAAAAAAGAAGGCGCCGGTTATGAAGCCGAGATCGCCAATATTATTACCAGTGAAAAGGACAAATGGTTTCGTCCCTCCGATGTGTGTATCGCCCCCGATGGTTCTCTGTTTGTCGCAGACTGGTACGATCCGGGCGTCGGCGGACACCGGATTGGCGACCAGGAACGGGGTCGAATCTTCCGCATTGCTCCTCCGGATGCAAAATATCAGTTTCAAAAACTGGATCTGAGTACTATCGAAGGCGCGATTGCCGGCATCAAGAGTCCCAATGTCGCGACCCGTTATCTTGCCTGGAACAAGCTGCACGAACTGCAGGCAGAAGCACAGCCACAACTGGAAGAACTCTATCAGTCTGACAACCAGAGGTTCCGCGCTCGCGCCCTCTGGCTGTTAGCTGGTATTGATGGAAAAGCCGGAGACTATGTTTCTCTGGCGATCAAAGATAAGAATCCCGATATCCGCATCACCGGATTGCGGGTGGCACGTCGTTACAAGCTGGATGTGATTCCCTTCGTGAAACAGCTGGCTCACGATGACTCACCCCAGGTACGCCGCGAATGTGCGATTGCCCTGCATCACAGTAAATCGCCCGCAGCACCGGAACTCTGGGCGACGCTCGTCGATCAGTACAATGGTAAAGATCGCTGGTATCTGGAAGCACTCGGGATCGGCATGGACGGGCAGGAAAAGAAGTTCATGACTGCCTGGCTCAAGCAGGCGGGTGACAACTGGAATACCCCGGTCGGTCGAGATCTGCTCTGGCGATCTAAAATTCCGCTGGCGATTCCGTACCTGGTGAAAATCATTGAAGATCCCCAGACGCAGCAGGCGGCGCTGCCGCGCTACTTCCGTGCTCTGGATTTCATCCCCGGTAAAGAAAAGAACGCAGCCGTCGCCGAACTGTCTCTGTTCAAGGAAGACGGGAATCAAAAACGGGAAACCTACATCATCGCGGAAGCTTTATCGCGGATGTCAGCGAATGTCGTCACCAGCGATAAAAAATATCAGCAGGCATTGAACCAGGTGATCGACAGCAGCCGGGGGACTCCCGAGTTCATCAAGCTGGTCGAAAAGTTCAAAGCGAAGGAATACTATCCCGAACTGGTAAAGCTGGGCAGCCATTCCGGCAAGTCACAGACCGCCGTCGATGCGATTCGTGCGGCTCTGACTCTGAAGCAGAATGCCCTGATTCAAAAAGCGCTGAACAGCAAGCGGGATAACGAAAAAGAACAGAATCAGAAACTGGACCTGATCTGGGCGCTGGGAAATGCCGCCCATAATGGTGCCAATAAGATTCTGCTCTCAATCATCCAGGACCCAGAGGAACCACTGGTCGATCGACGCGAAGCCGTGAGGGCGGTTGCGAAATCCCGTCCGGGAGCGCACGCGTTACTGGATCTGGCTGAGAAGGGCAAAGTGGATCCCCAGCTGGAACAGACGGCTGCTGCTGCCATGTCTTCCACGATCATGAAGGACGTCAAGGAACGGGCTGCGAAGCTGTTCCCCGCACCTCCCACCCGGAATAACAAGCCTTTGCCACCGATCAATGTGCTGGCGGGCATGAAGGGGGATGTAGTCGATGGTCGGGTGATGTTCAACACCAAGGGGACCTGTGCCAAGTGCCACGTGGTGAATGGCATGGGGAAAGAGGTCGGCCCGGATCTCTCCGAGATCGGCAAGAAGCTGAGCCGCGAGGCGTTGTTTGAATCGATCCTGTACCCCAGTGCCGGGATCAGTCATAACTTCGAAGCGTACACGGTGATTCTGGTCTCGGGTAACGTGGTGAATGGTCTGCTGGTCAATAAAACCGACGACGCCATCACGATCAAGGATGCCGAAGCCATTGCCCGTACCTTTAAAATGGATGACGTCGAAGAAGTGATTCAACAGAAAGTCTCGCTGATGCCGGCTGATCTGCAGAAGGTACTGACGGAAGAAGAGCTGATTAACATCGTCGAATATCTGACGACGCTCAAGCAGGCCAAGCCGATCAAAAAGGCCAGTCTGTAA
- a CDS encoding DUF1080 domain-containing protein: MTSQRLFRIHTSLFCSLICLILATPQLLQAEDKGFQPIFDGKTLKNWDGDPRFWSVKDGAITGITTKDNPTQGNTFIIWRGGEPGDFELKLQYKIIGHNSGIQYRSFPVKGADKWRIGGYQADMEAGDKYSGILYGEKFRGILALRGEKTVIGKNHKPKVVGSVGDTDEIQKHIKKEDWNDYHIIARGNHFIHKINGITTVDVTDNDVDMRRDKGLIALQLHAGPPMEVQFRDIQLKELPASKETSSTDGAKKKVVLIAGKKSHGYGAHEHRAGCMLLAEALNNSGLNIEATVVTEGWPKDASILDDADSIVIYCDGGGRHPYNEHLDELDELAKQGVGMVNIHYGVEVPKGKSGDAFLRWIGGYFEEWWSVNPHWTADYKSLPAHPIANGVKPFSINDEWYYHMRFQPEMKNVDPILTAVPPKETLKRPDGAHSGNPAVRKTIGQPQHMAWAYERPDGGRGFGFTGGHFHWNWGNDDFRKLVLNAIAWSAQVDVPADGVASAPVTLEQLEANQDYPQPDNFNPARIKALLAQWNQ, from the coding sequence ATGACGTCACAGCGCTTGTTTCGTATTCACACCTCACTTTTCTGCTCTCTGATTTGTCTGATACTGGCAACGCCCCAGTTGCTGCAGGCGGAGGACAAAGGGTTTCAACCAATCTTTGATGGCAAGACTTTGAAGAACTGGGACGGCGATCCCCGTTTCTGGTCTGTTAAAGATGGGGCGATCACGGGAATCACCACCAAGGACAATCCGACACAGGGGAATACCTTCATCATCTGGCGTGGAGGCGAGCCTGGCGATTTTGAACTGAAACTGCAGTACAAAATCATCGGACATAATTCAGGAATCCAGTATCGCAGCTTCCCCGTCAAAGGTGCAGACAAGTGGCGGATCGGCGGTTACCAGGCCGACATGGAAGCCGGCGATAAGTATTCGGGAATTCTCTATGGCGAAAAGTTTCGCGGCATTCTCGCGCTGCGGGGCGAGAAGACTGTGATCGGCAAGAATCACAAACCCAAGGTGGTCGGTTCTGTCGGTGATACTGATGAGATTCAGAAGCACATCAAAAAAGAAGACTGGAATGACTATCACATCATCGCCCGCGGTAATCATTTCATTCACAAGATCAACGGCATTACCACGGTCGACGTGACCGACAACGATGTCGACATGCGACGCGACAAAGGGCTGATTGCACTGCAGTTGCACGCCGGTCCTCCGATGGAAGTTCAGTTCCGCGATATTCAACTCAAAGAACTGCCGGCCTCTAAGGAGACGTCATCCACTGATGGCGCTAAAAAAAAAGTCGTCCTTATCGCCGGTAAAAAAAGTCACGGTTACGGGGCACACGAACATCGTGCCGGCTGCATGCTGCTGGCTGAGGCATTGAACAACAGTGGTTTGAATATCGAAGCCACCGTGGTCACCGAAGGCTGGCCGAAAGACGCTTCGATTCTGGATGACGCTGATTCCATCGTCATTTACTGCGATGGGGGTGGCCGTCATCCTTACAACGAGCACCTGGACGAACTCGACGAACTGGCAAAGCAGGGCGTGGGGATGGTTAACATTCACTATGGGGTGGAAGTTCCCAAGGGGAAATCCGGGGACGCCTTCCTGCGCTGGATCGGCGGTTATTTTGAAGAGTGGTGGTCGGTCAATCCGCACTGGACCGCCGACTATAAAAGTCTGCCCGCACATCCGATCGCGAATGGCGTCAAACCATTTTCCATCAACGATGAATGGTACTACCACATGCGGTTTCAGCCGGAGATGAAAAACGTCGATCCGATCCTGACCGCAGTGCCTCCCAAAGAAACACTCAAACGTCCCGATGGGGCTCACAGCGGTAATCCGGCTGTGCGGAAAACCATCGGACAGCCTCAGCACATGGCCTGGGCCTATGAGCGTCCGGACGGTGGTCGCGGTTTTGGTTTTACCGGCGGTCACTTTCACTGGAACTGGGGCAACGATGATTTTCGCAAACTGGTGCTGAATGCCATCGCCTGGTCTGCCCAGGTGGATGTGCCAGCCGATGGGGTGGCTTCGGCTCCGGTAACCCTGGAGCAACTGGAAGCCAACCAGGATTATCCACAGCCGGATAACTTTAACCCCGCACGCATCAAAGCCCTGCTCGCTCAGTGGAATCAATAG